A region of Beijerinckia sp. 28-YEA-48 DNA encodes the following proteins:
- a CDS encoding ABC transporter ATP-binding protein: MPQAIRGGRRMYEWAENEIEAAGFAMRQRREERAAVVKPRDRAIRLTNIVKEYHTPIGLRRVLDDVNFEVNPGEKVAVLGRNGAGKSTLVKLIGGVEPPTSGDIYKGLFMSWPLAFSGGLEGQMTGIDNIRFIARVYDRPVQDVVAFVDNFAELGKQLFVPVRNYSSGMNMRLAFGLTLAIDFECFLIDEVLSVGDQRFHQKCYDELFVKRADTAMILVSHDVAILKKFCDRAVILKGGRSRVFDDVDFALSIYHTL, from the coding sequence ATGCCGCAGGCCATTCGGGGCGGGCGACGGATGTACGAGTGGGCGGAAAACGAGATCGAAGCGGCCGGCTTTGCGATGCGTCAGCGCCGCGAGGAGCGGGCGGCGGTTGTAAAACCGCGAGATCGCGCGATCCGGTTAACCAATATTGTCAAGGAATATCATACCCCGATTGGTCTTCGCAGGGTGCTCGACGACGTCAACTTCGAAGTCAATCCGGGCGAGAAGGTTGCCGTTCTAGGTCGCAACGGCGCTGGTAAATCGACCTTGGTCAAGTTGATCGGCGGCGTCGAGCCCCCGACTTCTGGCGATATTTACAAGGGCCTTTTTATGTCTTGGCCGCTGGCGTTCAGCGGCGGCCTCGAAGGTCAGATGACGGGGATCGACAACATTCGCTTTATCGCGCGTGTCTATGATCGGCCGGTCCAGGATGTGGTCGCGTTCGTCGATAATTTCGCCGAGTTGGGCAAGCAGCTGTTCGTGCCGGTTAGAAACTATTCGTCGGGCATGAATATGCGTTTGGCGTTCGGGCTTACGTTGGCGATCGACTTCGAGTGTTTTTTGATCGACGAGGTGTTGTCCGTCGGCGATCAGCGCTTCCACCAGAAGTGTTACGATGAACTGTTCGTCAAACGCGCTGATACGGCGATGATCCTCGTCAGCCACGACGTCGCCATTCTGAAGAAGTTTTGCGATCGTGCCGTGATCCTAAAAGGCGGCCGCAGCCGCGTCTTCGACGACGTCGATTTCGCGCTGAGCATCTATCACACCTTATGA
- a CDS encoding ABC transporter ATP-binding protein produces the protein MTDAAPNRGLSLRGVKAGYGETVVIDDIDFSLQPGATLAVLGRNGVGKTTLLATIMGQTARHGGQIHFNGADISTYPIYRRSAAGLALVPQEREIFRSLTVEENLIVAARPGRWTLARVYEFFPSLASRRRNGGDQLSGGEQQMLAIGRALMGNPTCLLMDEPMEGLAPVIVDAVLAGLDRLKREDDMAMILVEQHARLALEFAQECIALDRGRIVHRGPSRALLDDPQLLAELVGVGGGDRKP, from the coding sequence TTGACGGACGCAGCTCCCAATCGCGGTCTGAGCCTCCGCGGCGTCAAAGCCGGCTATGGCGAGACGGTGGTGATCGACGATATCGATTTCAGCCTGCAACCAGGCGCTACGCTCGCTGTGCTGGGCCGCAATGGTGTCGGCAAGACCACTTTGCTGGCGACGATCATGGGGCAGACGGCGCGCCATGGCGGCCAGATCCACTTCAATGGTGCCGATATCTCCACTTATCCGATCTACCGCCGCTCGGCCGCTGGCCTTGCGCTGGTGCCGCAGGAGCGCGAGATTTTCCGGTCGTTGACGGTTGAGGAAAACCTCATTGTCGCGGCGCGGCCAGGACGCTGGACCTTGGCGCGCGTCTACGAGTTTTTTCCATCGTTGGCCTCGCGCCGGCGCAATGGTGGCGATCAGTTGTCCGGTGGCGAGCAGCAGATGCTGGCGATCGGTCGCGCGCTGATGGGCAATCCTACATGTCTGTTGATGGACGAGCCGATGGAAGGGCTGGCGCCGGTGATCGTCGATGCGGTTTTGGCGGGTCTCGATCGGCTGAAGCGCGAAGATGACATGGCGATGATTTTAGTCGAACAGCATGCGCGGTTGGCGCTTGAGTTTGCGCAGGAGTGCATTGCGTTGGATCGTGGCCGTATTGTTCATCGCGGGCCGAGCCGGGCTTTGCTTGACGATCCGCAATTGCTCGCTGAGCTGGTCGGCGTCGGTGGCGGTGATCGCAAGCCTTGA
- a CDS encoding branched-chain amino acid ABC transporter permease, with protein MSHVTPSAAQRAADIAAFSTRHRFHWFEALPWLVAIAAYFIFPNYLALGSQILAIILFALSVDLVLGYAGIVTLGHAAFFGVGAYSAGLLAANGWGEPLTGLLAAAIVAACIGLASGWIVLRTTGLTLLMQTLVVAAMLYELANKAYRFTGGADGLQMSVWPIFGTFRFDMFGNTAYFYCLIVLFLCWLVMRNTVNSSFGRSLTGIRENVGRMHAIGAPVGQRRLIVYALSAAMAGVAGALTAQTAQFVGLNVLNLERSGTILVMLIIGGVGRLYGAFIGVPLYMIAQDRFAEADPTYWYFWIGLAMVFIVVFLRGGIFGVVERLLARSRKR; from the coding sequence ATGTCGCATGTCACGCCTTCCGCCGCTCAGCGCGCGGCCGATATCGCTGCCTTCTCGACGCGGCACCGCTTCCATTGGTTCGAGGCGCTGCCCTGGCTCGTCGCCATCGCCGCCTATTTCATCTTTCCCAACTATCTGGCGCTGGGATCGCAGATTCTGGCGATCATTCTGTTCGCGCTCTCGGTCGATCTGGTTCTGGGTTACGCCGGCATCGTCACGCTTGGCCATGCCGCCTTCTTTGGCGTTGGGGCTTACAGCGCCGGCCTGCTGGCGGCGAATGGCTGGGGCGAACCGCTGACGGGCCTGCTGGCTGCGGCGATCGTTGCGGCCTGTATCGGCTTGGCCTCGGGCTGGATCGTTTTGCGCACCACGGGTTTGACCTTGCTGATGCAGACCCTCGTGGTCGCGGCCATGCTCTATGAATTGGCCAACAAGGCCTATCGCTTCACGGGCGGTGCGGACGGTTTGCAGATGTCGGTCTGGCCGATTTTTGGCACGTTCCGCTTCGATATGTTCGGCAACACCGCTTATTTCTATTGCCTGATCGTGCTGTTTCTTTGCTGGCTTGTGATGCGCAACACGGTCAATTCGTCGTTTGGGCGATCCTTGACGGGTATCCGCGAGAACGTTGGGCGTATGCATGCTATCGGCGCGCCGGTCGGCCAGCGCCGACTGATCGTCTACGCGTTGTCGGCGGCTATGGCTGGCGTTGCCGGCGCGCTGACGGCGCAGACGGCGCAATTCGTCGGGCTGAACGTGCTCAATCTTGAGCGCTCCGGCACCATACTTGTGATGCTCATTATCGGTGGCGTTGGTCGACTTTACGGCGCGTTCATCGGCGTGCCGCTCTATATGATCGCGCAGGATCGGTTCGCCGAGGCCGATCCGACCTATTGGTATTTCTGGATTGGCCTCGCCATGGTGTTCATCGTCGTATTTCTGCGCGGCGGGATTTTCGGCGTTGTCGAGCGGCTCTTGGCGCGGAGCCGCAAGCGATGA
- the gmd gene encoding GDP-mannose 4,6-dehydratase, whose product MAKRALITGITGQDGAYLSQFLLGKGYEVFGVIRRSSHRGVEDHRLRWLGVADKVTLLDGDLADLSSIVRIVQQVMPDEIYNLAAQSFVASSWQQPLLTANITAVAVTTMLEAMRIAKPDAHFYQASSSEMFGLIQEEMQSEKTPFYPRSPYAVAKLYGHWITVNYRESFGFHASSGILFNHESPLRGTEFVTRKVTDCVARIKLGKAQELRLGNIDAKRDWGHARDYVQAMWAMLQQEKADDYVVATGRTTTVRDMCRIAFEHVGLDMNKYVVIDPAFYRPAEVDVLLGNPAKANQKLGWSAETSLEDMIQEMVDADLQRWRTAVDN is encoded by the coding sequence ATGGCTAAACGCGCGCTCATTACTGGTATTACCGGACAGGACGGCGCCTACCTGTCGCAATTCCTGCTCGGGAAAGGTTACGAGGTTTTCGGCGTCATCCGCCGCTCGTCGCACCGCGGCGTTGAGGACCATCGTCTGCGTTGGCTCGGGGTCGCCGACAAAGTCACGCTGCTCGACGGTGATCTGGCCGATCTTTCCAGCATAGTTCGCATCGTGCAGCAGGTGATGCCTGACGAAATCTACAATCTGGCGGCCCAGTCTTTCGTTGCTTCCTCATGGCAGCAACCGCTCCTCACCGCCAACATCACGGCGGTAGCTGTCACCACCATGTTGGAAGCTATGCGCATCGCCAAACCCGACGCGCATTTCTACCAGGCCTCGTCGTCGGAAATGTTCGGCCTTATCCAAGAGGAAATGCAAAGCGAGAAGACCCCCTTCTATCCGCGTTCACCCTACGCGGTCGCCAAGCTCTATGGTCACTGGATCACCGTCAATTACCGAGAGAGCTTTGGCTTTCATGCCTCCTCCGGCATCCTCTTTAACCACGAGAGCCCGCTGCGCGGGACAGAGTTCGTGACACGCAAGGTGACCGACTGTGTCGCCCGGATCAAACTCGGCAAGGCGCAGGAACTGCGGCTCGGCAACATCGATGCCAAGCGCGACTGGGGCCATGCACGTGACTATGTGCAAGCCATGTGGGCCATGCTTCAGCAAGAGAAAGCCGACGACTATGTCGTTGCCACCGGCCGAACCACGACGGTACGTGACATGTGCAGAATCGCTTTCGAGCATGTCGGGCTCGACATGAACAAATATGTGGTCATCGATCCCGCCTTCTATCGGCCGGCGGAAGTGGACGTTCTTCTTGGTAATCCTGCCAAGGCCAATCAGAAGCTCGGATGGTCCGCTGAAACCTCGCTCGAGGATATGATCCAAGAAATGGTCGACGCCGATCTACAACGTTGGCGCACAGCCGTGGACAACTAG
- a CDS encoding Lrp/AsnC family transcriptional regulator, whose protein sequence is MAENTKKRLDEIDRKILANLQRDGRLTVQDLAARVGLTISPCLRRVRMLEEAGVIRGYSAVVDQASIGLPISVFVQVKLERQREEELQRFDRALGRFPEVVEAYLMTGVCDYLLRVVVADLPAYEAFLRDKLTRVEGVRSIESSFALKQAKSTLALPMG, encoded by the coding sequence ATGGCAGAAAATACCAAAAAGCGGCTGGATGAAATCGATCGCAAGATTCTGGCGAATCTGCAGCGCGACGGGCGGCTCACTGTGCAGGATCTGGCGGCGCGTGTTGGACTGACCATTTCGCCCTGTCTGCGACGGGTGCGGATGTTGGAGGAGGCTGGCGTCATCCGCGGCTATTCCGCTGTGGTCGACCAGGCCAGTATCGGCCTGCCGATCAGCGTTTTTGTTCAGGTTAAGCTAGAGCGCCAGCGCGAGGAGGAACTGCAGCGTTTCGACCGGGCGCTGGGACGCTTTCCCGAAGTGGTCGAAGCCTATCTGATGACCGGCGTGTGCGATTACCTATTACGCGTGGTCGTGGCCGATCTGCCTGCCTATGAAGCTTTTCTGCGCGACAAGCTTACGCGTGTCGAAGGCGTGCGATCGATTGAATCGAGCTTTGCGCTGAAACAAGCCAAAAGCACCCTGGCGTTGCCGATGGGATGA
- a CDS encoding GDP-mannose 4,6-dehydratase, which produces MSADASSGGSYQRILLTGGTGFVGGWLTPRLAQQWPKAQLFLLRRSADKVERDGWTPIISDLGDRDSLDEAVAQTRPDLIIHLAAQASVGSSFEQSALTWDANLGGSINLAMASARHVPNAVFLNVSTSEVYGASFRDGPASEDTPPRPMSAYSRSKFAAEMALADILPPATKLITVRPFNHTGPGQDQRFVLPAFAAQIAAIEQGRQPPILKVGNLSAVREFLDVRDVVEAYIAILANPAAFPTGDILNISSEAPLAIEEALALLRSAAHASLQIQIDPARLRPSDIPKASGTSRRLRERTGWKPVIPLRQTLENLLASWRDTEAL; this is translated from the coding sequence ATGTCGGCGGACGCATCGTCGGGTGGCAGCTATCAACGCATCCTTCTGACCGGAGGAACCGGCTTCGTTGGCGGCTGGTTAACGCCCCGTCTCGCGCAGCAATGGCCCAAGGCGCAACTGTTTCTGTTGCGCCGGTCCGCCGACAAGGTGGAACGAGACGGTTGGACGCCCATCATCAGCGATCTCGGTGATCGAGATAGTCTTGACGAGGCCGTGGCCCAAACGCGCCCCGACCTCATCATACATCTTGCTGCCCAGGCTTCGGTCGGATCCTCTTTCGAACAATCCGCCCTGACTTGGGATGCCAATCTCGGCGGCTCCATCAACCTTGCCATGGCCAGCGCACGGCACGTGCCGAACGCCGTCTTCCTGAATGTCAGCACGTCCGAAGTCTACGGCGCCAGCTTTCGTGATGGACCAGCATCGGAGGATACGCCACCGCGCCCGATGAGCGCTTACAGCCGCTCAAAATTTGCCGCGGAAATGGCTCTCGCCGACATTTTACCGCCAGCGACGAAACTGATCACGGTACGCCCGTTCAATCACACTGGCCCTGGACAGGATCAGCGCTTCGTCCTGCCAGCCTTTGCCGCTCAGATCGCGGCAATCGAACAGGGCCGGCAGCCGCCGATCCTCAAAGTCGGCAATCTCTCGGCAGTGCGGGAGTTTCTTGATGTTCGCGATGTGGTGGAGGCCTATATCGCGATCCTCGCCAATCCCGCAGCCTTCCCCACCGGCGATATCCTCAATATCTCCTCCGAAGCGCCGCTAGCTATCGAAGAGGCTTTGGCCCTCCTCAGAAGCGCCGCCCACGCTTCGCTCCAAATCCAGATAGACCCGGCACGCCTGCGCCCCTCCGACATTCCAAAGGCAAGTGGAACGTCCCGCAGGCTGCGCGAGAGAACCGGATGGAAACCGGTAATTCCGCTACGTCAGACACTCGAGAATCTTCTCGCTTCCTGGCGCGATACCGAGGCCCTCTAA
- a CDS encoding ABC transporter ATP-binding protein produces MSGSGLQTIALCKNFGALTVSNNVDFRLEAGARHALIGPNGAGKTTFVNLVTGVLRPTSGQLLLDGADITTLPQAQRVKRGLVRTFQITALFRKLCVLENVVLAISEREGIGGDFLRPAGRHRAIIEEAYDVLEKMGLAGDAMRPITELAYGRQRMVEIALALALKPSVLLLDEPAAGVPEGESVTIIEAIERLPERIAVLFIEHDMELVFRVAQRITVLVQGAVLVEGTPAEIAADPRVREVYLGEGRH; encoded by the coding sequence ATGAGCGGAAGCGGCCTTCAGACGATCGCGCTGTGCAAGAATTTCGGCGCTCTTACGGTCTCGAACAATGTGGATTTTCGTCTCGAAGCGGGCGCGCGCCATGCGCTGATTGGCCCCAATGGCGCGGGCAAGACGACATTCGTCAATCTCGTGACCGGCGTACTGCGGCCGACCTCCGGCCAGCTTCTGCTCGATGGTGCTGATATTACGACACTGCCGCAGGCGCAGCGCGTCAAGCGCGGGCTGGTGCGCACGTTCCAGATCACGGCTTTGTTTCGCAAGCTCTGCGTTCTTGAAAACGTCGTGCTCGCGATTTCCGAGCGCGAAGGTATCGGTGGCGATTTCCTGCGGCCCGCTGGCCGGCACCGCGCCATTATCGAAGAGGCCTATGACGTTCTGGAGAAGATGGGGTTGGCGGGGGATGCCATGCGGCCGATCACCGAATTGGCCTATGGTCGCCAACGCATGGTCGAGATCGCGCTGGCACTGGCGCTAAAACCGTCCGTGTTGTTGCTGGATGAACCGGCCGCTGGCGTGCCGGAAGGCGAGAGCGTAACGATCATCGAGGCGATCGAACGGCTGCCGGAGCGGATCGCCGTTCTATTCATTGAACATGACATGGAGCTGGTCTTCCGGGTGGCACAACGCATCACCGTTTTGGTGCAGGGCGCGGTGCTCGTCGAAGGCACGCCGGCCGAAATCGCCGCCGATCCGCGTGTGCGGGAAGTCTATCTTGGGGAGGGGCGGCATTGA
- a CDS encoding thiamine pyrophosphate-requiring protein, which yields MNGADVVAEILKREGTDFLACYPRNPLIEACADINIRPILCRQERMGVAMADGYSRVRRGRQNGVFAAQHGPGIENAFPGMAQAFSENVPVLVIPAASSLERQYTRPTFRAADVFAPVSKWSALAHDVRELPDLMRRAFQAMRSGKPGPVLLEIPNEVFAAEFTGAIDYQPVPVLRSAPDPDAVKAAARMLLAAKSPLIWAGQGIHYAEAGELLTQLAELIPAPVAATNPGKSAIAESHPLALGASTASRPKMYADCMNAADLVFAIGSSLTRTPFGPALPVGKTIIHATNDAGDINKDIRADLGLVGDAALIIAALIEEIGRLRAKPDATRLENLKATIAASKKEWRADWEKQLNSDETPINQYRVINEMMKAADRDNVVITHEAGSPREQLLPMWESTKPFGYLGWGKTTQLGYGLGLAMGAKLAAPEKLCINVMGDASFGMSGMDIETAARNNIGILTVVFNNAMMACERVSLPKSAAKYDALDIGGNYMKLAESLNVASYRVEKPSEIAPKIKEAIAETQKGKPFLLEIAAKEGYDFSRYN from the coding sequence ATGAACGGTGCAGATGTCGTTGCCGAAATCCTCAAGCGCGAAGGAACAGATTTCCTCGCCTGCTATCCACGCAATCCGCTGATCGAAGCCTGCGCTGACATCAACATTCGTCCGATCCTGTGCCGTCAGGAGCGGATGGGCGTCGCCATGGCGGACGGTTATAGCCGTGTGCGTCGTGGCCGCCAGAACGGCGTTTTCGCCGCCCAACATGGCCCCGGCATCGAGAATGCATTTCCGGGCATGGCACAGGCCTTTTCCGAAAACGTGCCAGTGCTGGTGATCCCCGCCGCGTCGAGCCTCGAGCGGCAATATACCCGCCCAACGTTCCGCGCCGCCGATGTGTTCGCACCGGTCAGCAAATGGTCAGCGCTCGCTCATGATGTCAGAGAATTGCCCGATCTGATGCGCCGCGCTTTCCAAGCCATGCGCTCTGGCAAGCCCGGTCCCGTTCTGCTCGAAATTCCCAACGAAGTGTTCGCCGCCGAATTCACCGGTGCGATCGACTATCAGCCGGTTCCCGTTCTGCGCTCGGCGCCCGATCCCGACGCGGTGAAAGCTGCCGCGCGCATGCTGCTCGCCGCCAAGTCGCCGCTGATCTGGGCCGGCCAGGGCATCCACTATGCGGAAGCCGGTGAATTGTTGACGCAACTGGCGGAGCTCATCCCCGCGCCGGTCGCGGCAACCAATCCCGGCAAGAGCGCCATCGCTGAAAGCCATCCATTGGCGCTTGGCGCGTCGACCGCATCGCGGCCGAAAATGTATGCCGACTGCATGAACGCCGCCGATCTTGTCTTTGCCATCGGCTCGAGCCTGACACGCACGCCCTTCGGCCCGGCGCTGCCGGTCGGCAAGACGATCATCCACGCCACCAACGATGCCGGCGATATCAACAAGGACATCCGCGCCGATCTCGGCCTCGTCGGCGATGCCGCGCTCATCATCGCGGCGCTGATCGAAGAAATCGGCCGCCTGCGCGCCAAGCCGGATGCGACGCGGTTGGAAAATCTGAAAGCGACGATCGCCGCCTCCAAAAAGGAATGGCGCGCCGATTGGGAAAAGCAGCTCAACTCCGATGAAACGCCGATCAATCAGTATCGCGTCATCAACGAGATGATGAAGGCTGCCGATCGCGACAATGTCGTCATCACCCACGAAGCCGGCAGCCCGCGTGAGCAATTGCTGCCGATGTGGGAATCAACCAAACCCTTCGGCTATCTCGGCTGGGGCAAGACCACGCAGCTTGGTTATGGCCTAGGCCTCGCCATGGGCGCCAAGCTGGCGGCGCCTGAAAAGCTCTGCATCAACGTGATGGGCGATGCCTCCTTCGGCATGAGCGGCATGGATATCGAAACCGCCGCCCGCAACAACATCGGCATCCTGACGGTCGTGTTCAACAATGCCATGATGGCTTGCGAACGGGTATCGCTGCCGAAGTCAGCCGCCAAATATGACGCGCTCGATATCGGCGGCAATTACATGAAGCTGGCGGAATCCCTGAACGTTGCGTCCTATCGCGTCGAAAAGCCGTCCGAGATCGCACCGAAGATCAAGGAAGCCATCGCAGAGACGCAGAAGGGCAAACCCTTCCTGCTCGAAATCGCTGCCAAGGAAGGTTACGACTTCTCTCGCTATAACTGA
- a CDS encoding ABC transporter permease: MFSDVLSAFDKRSRKASLFVGAKVQARIISALMIREAMGRYGHDNLGFFWVIGEPLLLTSGVMVLWSLTHVSHDASVGVVPFALTGYSMLTLWRMIVFRSLHGMRYGAALTFHANVKYLDILLARSLLETVGIISAFTVAYVPLYLLGALPPINDPLLLYGGWLLTAWFFTGFGLIIAALTELSDILERFIHPVMYLTLPITGTFYMVDWMPLKLQKYLLMSPLVHGIEMFRAGVFPPSVVTHYDPLFLALCALISTGIGFPLMLYAQRHVEL, translated from the coding sequence ATGTTTTCGGATGTGCTCTCTGCTTTCGATAAGCGTTCTCGTAAGGCCTCTCTCTTCGTCGGTGCCAAGGTGCAGGCGCGGATTATTTCGGCCTTGATGATCCGTGAGGCCATGGGGCGCTACGGGCACGACAATCTCGGCTTCTTCTGGGTTATCGGTGAGCCGCTGCTGTTGACGTCGGGCGTCATGGTGTTGTGGAGCCTTACCCACGTGTCCCATGATGCGTCGGTCGGTGTCGTGCCCTTCGCTCTGACGGGCTATTCCATGTTGACGTTGTGGCGCATGATCGTCTTCCGCTCGCTGCATGGCATGCGGTATGGAGCGGCGCTGACGTTCCATGCCAACGTCAAATATCTCGACATTCTGTTGGCGCGTTCACTCCTGGAAACCGTAGGCATCATATCGGCATTCACGGTCGCTTATGTACCCTTGTATCTTCTGGGCGCTTTGCCACCGATCAACGATCCGCTCCTGCTTTACGGCGGGTGGCTCTTGACAGCCTGGTTTTTTACCGGCTTTGGACTGATCATCGCCGCCCTGACAGAACTCAGCGACATCCTGGAGCGGTTCATCCATCCGGTCATGTATCTGACGCTGCCGATTACAGGCACGTTCTATATGGTCGATTGGATGCCGCTGAAGCTCCAAAAGTATCTTTTGATGTCTCCTTTGGTGCACGGAATTGAAATGTTTCGAGCAGGTGTGTTTCCGCCAAGCGTTGTCACCCACTATGACCCGTTGTTCCTGGCGCTGTGTGCCCTGATTTCGACGGGGATTGGCTTTCCGTTGATGCTGTATGCTCAGCGTCATGTCGAGCTTTGA
- a CDS encoding transketolase: protein MIHNANHLRANDDGLKVGGHQASSASSAAILTALYGAVLRPQDRVAVKPHASPAFHALNYQFGLIERDKLENFRGFGGAQSYPSRTKDTDDVDFSTGSVGLGVAQTIFASLAQDYVRSHGAAATPPGRMVALLGDAEMDEGNIFEALLEGWKHDVRNVWWVIDYNRQSLDAVIHEGLFSRFEDIFRAFGWDVVVLRHGALQQAAFAEPGGDKLRTWIENAPNQLYSALTFQGGAAWRKRLTDEIGDQGDVSHLIEKRSDEELARLMTNLGGHDLPSLVEAFERIDHDRPTVFIAYTIKGFGLPLAGHKDNHAGMLTPTQMAGFRTEAGIREGHEWEKFEGLDIDHKALTRFLKDVPFNAGKSRRHAAPAITIPDALAPLSQAELSTQQGFGLLLNELARGSDPLAARIVTTSPDVTVSTNLGPWVNRRGLFAHREMADTFRTERIPSTFNWHFSEKGQHLELGIAEMNLFLALSAFGLAHSLFGERLMPIGTLYDPFIQRGLDALNYACYQDARFMVVATPSGITLAGEGGAHQSMSTPLIGMAQDGLASYEPAFVDELAAIMRFGFHYLQWEALTPEQRDSARPSWMHNDKGGALYLRLSTRTLEQPTRKLDAQKTADIIDGAYWMREPGPNAEIVIAYCGTVAPEAIAAVGRLAEDRRDVGLLAVTSPCRLNAGWTEAAKAREDGDMAATSHIEQLLARVPSHCAIVTVHDGHPATLAWLGAVRGHRTRALGVDRFGQTGSIAQLYRYFGIDTHGIIAAAQAMTIGRPIRYLLAS from the coding sequence ATGATTCACAACGCCAATCATCTGCGAGCGAACGACGACGGTCTGAAGGTCGGCGGTCATCAGGCCTCTTCGGCCTCCTCGGCGGCGATCCTCACGGCGCTTTATGGCGCAGTGCTGCGCCCGCAAGATCGCGTCGCCGTCAAACCCCACGCCAGCCCAGCCTTCCATGCGCTGAATTATCAGTTCGGCCTGATCGAGCGCGACAAGCTGGAAAACTTTCGCGGCTTTGGGGGCGCCCAGTCCTATCCGTCACGCACCAAGGATACGGACGATGTCGACTTCTCCACCGGCTCCGTCGGCCTCGGCGTCGCCCAGACGATCTTTGCCAGCCTGGCCCAGGACTATGTGCGCAGCCATGGTGCGGCGGCCACGCCTCCTGGTCGCATGGTCGCTTTGCTCGGCGATGCCGAGATGGACGAAGGCAACATTTTCGAAGCCTTGCTCGAAGGCTGGAAACATGATGTCCGCAATGTCTGGTGGGTAATCGACTACAATCGCCAGAGTCTCGATGCTGTCATCCACGAGGGTCTGTTCTCCCGCTTCGAAGACATTTTCCGCGCCTTCGGTTGGGATGTCGTTGTCCTGCGCCATGGCGCTTTGCAGCAAGCCGCTTTTGCCGAGCCGGGTGGCGACAAGCTGCGAACCTGGATCGAGAATGCGCCCAATCAACTCTATTCCGCGCTCACCTTTCAGGGGGGCGCGGCCTGGCGGAAGCGCCTCACCGACGAAATCGGCGATCAGGGCGACGTCAGCCATTTGATCGAAAAGCGGAGCGACGAGGAACTCGCGCGCCTGATGACCAACCTCGGCGGCCACGACCTGCCGAGCCTGGTCGAGGCCTTCGAGCGGATCGACCATGACCGCCCTACCGTCTTCATCGCCTATACGATCAAGGGCTTTGGCCTGCCGCTCGCCGGCCACAAGGACAATCACGCCGGCATGCTGACTCCGACACAGATGGCAGGTTTTAGAACGGAAGCCGGCATCCGCGAAGGCCATGAGTGGGAGAAGTTCGAAGGTCTCGATATCGATCACAAGGCGCTGACGCGCTTCCTCAAAGATGTGCCGTTCAACGCCGGCAAAAGTCGGCGGCATGCCGCGCCCGCCATCACTATCCCCGATGCACTGGCCCCGCTCTCCCAGGCTGAACTGTCGACCCAGCAAGGCTTCGGCCTTTTGCTTAACGAACTTGCACGAGGCAGCGACCCGCTTGCAGCACGGATCGTGACTACATCGCCCGACGTGACGGTCTCCACCAATCTCGGCCCCTGGGTGAACCGGCGCGGCCTATTCGCCCACCGGGAGATGGCCGACACGTTCCGCACCGAGCGCATTCCCTCGACCTTCAACTGGCATTTCTCTGAGAAAGGCCAACATCTGGAACTCGGCATCGCCGAGATGAATCTATTCCTCGCGCTTTCAGCCTTCGGTCTGGCGCATTCCCTGTTCGGCGAACGCCTGATGCCGATCGGCACGCTCTACGATCCGTTCATTCAACGCGGTCTCGATGCGCTGAACTATGCCTGTTACCAGGATGCCCGCTTCATGGTGGTGGCAACCCCTTCGGGCATCACGCTCGCCGGTGAAGGTGGCGCCCATCAATCAATGTCGACGCCGCTCATCGGCATGGCGCAGGACGGATTAGCCAGCTACGAGCCCGCCTTTGTCGATGAACTCGCCGCCATCATGCGATTTGGTTTCCACTATCTGCAATGGGAAGCATTGACGCCCGAGCAGCGCGACAGTGCGCGCCCCTCATGGATGCACAACGACAAGGGCGGCGCCCTCTATCTGCGTCTGTCGACACGCACCTTGGAACAGCCGACGCGTAAGCTCGATGCACAAAAAACCGCCGATATCATCGACGGGGCTTATTGGATGCGCGAGCCTGGCCCCAATGCTGAAATCGTCATCGCCTATTGCGGCACCGTGGCGCCGGAAGCCATCGCCGCCGTCGGTAGGCTCGCCGAGGATCGCCGCGACGTCGGGCTCCTCGCCGTCACCTCGCCGTGCCGCCTGAACGCGGGCTGGACCGAGGCGGCCAAGGCACGCGAGGACGGCGACATGGCCGCCACCTCGCATATCGAACAGCTGCTGGCCCGTGTACCGTCCCACTGCGCCATAGTCACCGTCCATGATGGGCATCCCGCCACTTTGGCCTGGTTGGGCGCGGTCAGAGGCCATCGCACGCGCGCGCTCGGCGTCGACAGATTTGGACAGACGGGATCGATCGCGCAACTCTATCGCTATTTTGGCATCGATACCCACGGCATCATCGCCGCTGCTCAAGCTATGACCATCGGTCGGCCCATTCGCTATCTGTTGGCCAGCTAA